The Streptomyces sp. Mut1 genome window below encodes:
- a CDS encoding helix-turn-helix transcriptional regulator, translating into MERTTVALRAQDPISQAGVASQLRARPEVSVVEWNEEGPWPEVVVMVVDAVDEDVLTALRHIQRTTESRAVLVTTDIDEQKLVSAAECGVVGVIKRAESTPEHLVHVIETVARGEGHLPSDLLGRLLAEVGRLQGQVLAPRGLHFTGLAAREVDVLRLVAEGYDTADIATKLAYSERTIKNVLHSVMTRLQLRNRSHAVAYAMRQGLI; encoded by the coding sequence ATGGAGCGCACTACTGTCGCGTTACGGGCCCAGGACCCGATCTCGCAGGCGGGCGTGGCCAGCCAGCTGAGAGCGCGGCCCGAAGTCAGCGTCGTGGAATGGAACGAAGAGGGGCCCTGGCCCGAGGTGGTCGTCATGGTCGTCGACGCAGTCGACGAGGACGTACTGACGGCGCTGCGCCACATCCAGCGCACGACCGAGTCCCGCGCCGTGCTGGTCACCACCGACATCGACGAACAGAAGCTGGTGAGCGCGGCGGAGTGCGGGGTCGTCGGGGTCATCAAGCGTGCGGAGTCCACGCCCGAACACCTGGTGCACGTCATAGAGACCGTCGCGCGCGGGGAGGGCCACCTGCCCTCCGACCTGCTCGGAAGGCTCCTCGCGGAGGTCGGCCGGCTCCAGGGCCAGGTGCTGGCACCGCGCGGACTGCACTTCACCGGACTCGCCGCCCGCGAGGTGGACGTGCTGCGCCTGGTCGCCGAGGGGTACGACACCGCGGACATCGCCACGAAGCTGGCCTACTCCGAGCGCACGATCAAGAACGTCCTGCACTCGGTGATGACCCGGCTGCAATTGCGCAACCGCTCCCACGCGGTGGCGTACGCAATGCGGCAGGGCCTGATCTGA
- a CDS encoding HYR domain-containing protein: protein MALALLLLSTALVPAPGAAGAAPAVPVPPDPWVTPAVLHEALDPGGSTGVDKSVRTPAIPPKPEVVLLVDGTGSMEKPIADVQENLSDITEKVLAEQPESRFAVATFGDQQFDPTGGEFAVLQGLTNDLDKVQDGVDALTTDRGAYSMGPSEDWINGLWQIANGAGGQTVFREGSNPVIVLVSDASSHSPSAGHTIDDTIFALQDKGVRVVGVDVDSELGDGLNGTGDAGVPGQIENPRTKAGQATRIINATQGRLLEGIQGDEVAQAIVDGMDNLPTSVGHQLHACSPYLTVALDPPTRSLTSGGTAHFAETVDVAADAPQGATLTCTVQFLLGTQIPGTNTLAPSAAPDPDFEEQITIEVNDVDAPVVTVDDRIARADDENGTRISYRATASDAQDGRLPVTCAPASGSLFPIGSTTVTCTATDSAGNTATDTAVFQVLDPPPPPLPPPPATDVAVKADVSPDRTYIGRPAHARFTVTNAGPDTARDVVVATTWPKPGKAEDRAPTSLNRCTAAAPCTLPPGGRIEVTQTGTYHEAITGDVRATVSGMLGDLRPVNNQDTARLRVLKPSLTVTPQVARPGQPVLARGKDYPPGETVHLTWSPGITADRSGVRVGRDGTFEVQVLVLRKDALGPRVLRADIARLPRLQKSVLVVQRNLQPPDFRGRT, encoded by the coding sequence GTGGCGCTCGCACTGCTGCTCCTGAGCACCGCGCTCGTCCCCGCGCCGGGCGCGGCGGGCGCCGCTCCCGCCGTGCCCGTACCTCCGGACCCCTGGGTCACCCCCGCGGTCCTGCACGAGGCGCTCGACCCGGGCGGTTCGACCGGCGTCGACAAGTCGGTGCGTACGCCGGCGATCCCCCCGAAGCCGGAGGTCGTCCTGCTGGTGGACGGTACGGGGAGCATGGAGAAGCCCATCGCCGACGTGCAGGAGAACCTGTCGGACATCACCGAGAAGGTCCTCGCCGAGCAGCCCGAGTCCCGATTCGCCGTCGCCACCTTCGGAGACCAGCAATTCGACCCCACGGGAGGCGAATTCGCGGTCCTTCAGGGACTGACGAACGACCTCGACAAGGTGCAGGACGGCGTCGACGCGCTCACGACGGACCGGGGGGCCTACAGCATGGGCCCGTCCGAGGACTGGATCAACGGACTGTGGCAGATCGCCAACGGAGCCGGTGGTCAAACGGTCTTCCGCGAGGGCTCCAACCCGGTGATCGTGCTGGTGAGCGACGCGTCCAGCCACTCACCGAGCGCCGGCCACACCATCGACGACACGATCTTCGCCCTCCAGGACAAGGGCGTCCGGGTGGTCGGCGTCGACGTCGACAGTGAGCTCGGCGACGGGCTCAACGGCACCGGCGACGCCGGTGTCCCCGGACAGATCGAGAACCCACGGACCAAGGCGGGCCAGGCCACCCGCATCATCAACGCGACCCAGGGCCGGCTGCTGGAAGGCATCCAGGGAGACGAAGTCGCCCAGGCCATCGTCGACGGCATGGACAACCTGCCCACCTCCGTCGGCCACCAGCTCCACGCGTGCAGCCCCTACCTCACGGTCGCCCTCGACCCGCCCACCCGCAGTCTGACCAGCGGCGGTACCGCCCACTTCGCCGAGACCGTCGATGTCGCGGCCGACGCCCCGCAGGGCGCCACTCTCACCTGCACGGTCCAGTTCCTGCTGGGCACACAGATTCCGGGCACCAACACCCTCGCCCCCTCGGCGGCCCCCGATCCCGACTTCGAGGAACAGATCACGATCGAGGTGAACGACGTCGACGCCCCCGTCGTCACCGTGGACGACCGCATCGCCAGGGCGGACGACGAGAACGGTACGAGGATCAGCTACCGGGCCACCGCGAGCGACGCCCAGGACGGCCGGCTCCCCGTCACCTGCGCACCCGCCTCCGGGTCCCTCTTCCCGATCGGCTCGACCACGGTCACCTGCACCGCCACGGACTCGGCGGGCAACACCGCCACCGACACGGCGGTCTTCCAGGTGCTCGACCCGCCGCCGCCACCCCTGCCCCCGCCGCCCGCGACGGACGTCGCCGTCAAGGCCGACGTCAGCCCCGACCGTACGTACATCGGCCGCCCGGCCCACGCCCGCTTCACCGTGACCAACGCGGGCCCGGACACCGCCCGGGACGTCGTCGTCGCCACGACCTGGCCGAAGCCCGGCAAGGCGGAGGACCGCGCTCCGACCTCCCTCAACCGCTGCACGGCCGCCGCGCCCTGCACCCTCCCGCCCGGCGGCCGGATCGAGGTGACCCAGACCGGCACGTACCACGAGGCGATCACCGGGGACGTACGCGCCACGGTGAGCGGCATGCTGGGCGACCTGCGCCCCGTCAACAACCAGGACACCGCCCGGCTGCGCGTGCTCAAACCCTCCCTCACCGTCACCCCGCAGGTCGCCAGGCCGGGACAGCCCGTCCTCGCCCGCGGCAAGGACTACCCGCCCGGCGAGACCGTGCACCTGACGTGGAGCCCCGGCATCACCGCCGACCGCTCCGGCGTACGGGTGGGCCGCGACGGAACCTTCGAGGTCCAGGTGCTCGTACTGCGCAAGGACGCCCTCGGCCCCCGCGTCCTGCGGGCGGACATCGCCCGCCTTCCCCGGCTCCAGAAGTCCGTCCTGGTCGTGCAGCGCAACCTCCAGCCACCGGACTTCAGAGGCCGCACGTGA